A single genomic interval of bacterium harbors:
- a CDS encoding aldehyde dehydrogenase family protein, with protein MDFLKTLGIKEMNFGASSGREWIETTGSELSIHSPATGEFIAKVRQANEAEYEQIIARAEKAFVEWRTIPAPKRGEIVRQVGLRLREYKEPLGKLVSFEMGKSLQEGLGEVQEMIDICDFAVGLSRQLYGFTMHSERPEHRMYDQYHPLGIVLTISAFNFPVAVWSWNAMIAAVCGDVNLWKPSSKVPLTAIACQNIIAEVLEENNLPEGLFSLVVGKGSTIGETMLNDKRLPLVSVTGSINVGRHANEVVARRFGRSILELGGNNAIIMTPDANLKMAIPAVVFGAVGTAGQRCTTTRRLIVHDSIYDQVRDTLVKAYGSLRIGTPMDEANHVGPLIDKAAVDMFSKAIEMAQKEGGKLLYGGEVLEGEEYASGCYVRPAIIEAENHFEIVQEETFAPILYLIRYKGNVEEAVALQNGVVQGLSSAIFTDRLQEAEYFLSHAGSDCGIANVNIGTSGAEIGGAFGGEKETGGGRESGSDAWKAYMRRQTNTINYGSSLPLAQGIKFDL; from the coding sequence ATGGACTTTCTCAAGACCCTGGGTATCAAGGAAATGAACTTCGGCGCTTCCAGCGGCCGTGAATGGATTGAAACGACAGGGAGCGAACTGAGCATTCATTCACCCGCTACCGGAGAATTCATTGCCAAGGTGCGACAGGCGAATGAAGCTGAGTACGAACAGATTATCGCGCGTGCCGAGAAGGCTTTTGTCGAGTGGCGCACGATACCGGCACCCAAACGTGGTGAAATTGTGCGGCAGGTCGGACTCCGCCTGCGAGAATACAAGGAGCCGCTCGGGAAGCTGGTCTCGTTCGAAATGGGCAAGTCCCTGCAGGAAGGACTGGGTGAAGTGCAGGAAATGATCGACATCTGCGATTTCGCTGTCGGCCTCTCCCGTCAGCTCTATGGCTTCACCATGCACAGCGAACGTCCCGAACATCGCATGTACGATCAGTATCATCCGCTGGGTATCGTGCTGACAATCTCCGCGTTCAATTTCCCTGTGGCCGTATGGTCGTGGAATGCCATGATCGCGGCAGTCTGTGGAGATGTCAACCTGTGGAAGCCCTCATCCAAGGTGCCGCTGACGGCCATCGCCTGTCAGAATATCATCGCGGAAGTACTCGAGGAAAACAATCTTCCCGAAGGCCTGTTCTCTCTCGTCGTGGGTAAGGGCTCGACTATCGGTGAAACCATGCTCAACGACAAGCGCCTGCCGCTGGTTTCCGTTACCGGATCCATCAATGTCGGCCGCCATGCCAACGAGGTGGTCGCACGCCGTTTCGGCCGCAGCATCCTCGAACTGGGCGGCAACAACGCCATCATCATGACGCCGGATGCGAATCTCAAAATGGCCATTCCAGCAGTCGTTTTCGGTGCCGTTGGCACGGCGGGACAGCGTTGCACGACTACACGTCGTCTCATCGTGCACGACAGCATTTACGATCAGGTGCGGGACACGCTGGTGAAGGCGTACGGATCGCTGCGCATCGGTACGCCGATGGATGAAGCGAATCATGTCGGTCCGCTCATCGACAAGGCAGCCGTCGACATGTTCAGCAAAGCCATCGAAATGGCACAGAAAGAGGGCGGGAAGCTGCTGTATGGCGGTGAAGTACTCGAAGGCGAGGAATATGCGAGCGGCTGCTACGTACGTCCCGCCATCATCGAGGCTGAAAACCATTTTGAAATCGTGCAGGAAGAAACCTTCGCACCGATTCTCTATCTGATCCGCTACAAAGGCAATGTGGAAGAGGCGGTCGCCCTGCAGAACGGTGTGGTGCAGGGACTCTCATCCGCGATATTCACCGATCGCCTGCAGGAAGCCGAGTACTTCCTCTCGCATGCAGGATCGGACTGCGGCATCGCAAACGTCAATATCGGGACCTCGGGTGCCGAAATCGGTGGCGCATTCGGCGGGGAAAAGGAAACAGGCGGTGGACGCGAGTCAGGCTCGGACGCCTGGAAGGCGTACATGCGCCGGCAGACCAATACCATCAATTACGGCAGCAGTCTTCCCCTCGCACAGGGTATCAAGTTCGATCTCTGA
- a CDS encoding cation-efflux pump — protein MRSAIEHTQDTTEQLSRNHMMMEKRRVALTSVFAAILLTLMKLVVGVWTGSLGILSEALHSGLDLLAAMITFFAVRIADRPADKEHQFGHGKIENLSALFETLLLLVTCVWILYEAWERLTGDVVHIEVNFWAFLVVGISIVVDATRSRALMRIAKKYNSQALEADALHFRTDIYSSAVVLVGLVSVMVGFPEADAIAAAIVACIVIWISIRLGRQTIDGLLDRVPEGAQEKVERAVDEVDGVESIRSLRLRPSGGMVFVNLIIGIQRTTFFDRAHAIVDGVEESVRAALPQADILVHAEPVIGVREKLSDKIEWLVRQSDLTAHNISILWVNEQYLIEFDIEYPQGTSFEVAHETASVVEQRVHEHIANVGEVHIHLEEDHVSAENALDVSAAEAQLLERCTSHMHETPGVLGVRSIHLYSTSSGIRLSASVSLPASLSLSEMHHIVDQLENGLRLLDARIDDIFIHAEPGDSTEA, from the coding sequence ATGCGATCCGCTATCGAACATACGCAGGATACCACTGAGCAGCTCAGCCGCAATCACATGATGATGGAAAAGCGTCGCGTGGCGCTGACCAGCGTTTTCGCGGCCATTCTGCTCACTCTGATGAAGCTGGTCGTGGGCGTGTGGACGGGCTCGCTCGGAATTCTCTCCGAAGCCCTGCATTCGGGTCTCGACCTGCTCGCAGCGATGATCACCTTCTTCGCCGTGCGCATCGCCGATCGTCCCGCGGACAAGGAACATCAGTTCGGCCACGGCAAGATTGAAAACCTCAGCGCCCTGTTTGAAACGCTGCTGCTGCTGGTAACCTGCGTCTGGATTCTCTATGAGGCCTGGGAGCGGCTGACAGGCGACGTCGTGCATATCGAAGTGAACTTCTGGGCGTTTCTCGTCGTCGGTATCTCCATCGTGGTGGATGCGACCCGCTCCCGCGCGCTGATGCGCATCGCAAAAAAGTACAACAGTCAGGCCCTCGAAGCGGATGCGCTGCATTTTCGAACGGACATTTACAGCTCCGCAGTGGTGTTGGTCGGACTCGTCTCGGTTATGGTGGGCTTCCCGGAGGCGGACGCCATCGCCGCCGCCATTGTCGCCTGTATCGTCATCTGGATCAGTATCCGGCTCGGCAGGCAGACAATTGACGGACTTCTCGACCGCGTCCCTGAAGGTGCGCAGGAAAAGGTTGAACGCGCAGTTGATGAAGTGGACGGCGTGGAAAGCATCCGCAGCCTGAGGCTGCGGCCCTCAGGGGGCATGGTGTTCGTGAACCTCATCATCGGGATCCAGCGCACGACATTTTTTGACCGGGCACATGCGATTGTCGACGGTGTCGAAGAAAGCGTCCGCGCTGCACTTCCGCAGGCGGATATTCTCGTCCATGCCGAACCCGTAATCGGGGTACGTGAGAAACTGTCCGATAAGATAGAGTGGCTTGTCCGGCAATCCGATCTCACGGCCCACAACATCTCCATTCTCTGGGTCAACGAGCAGTATCTCATCGAATTCGATATCGAATATCCCCAGGGTACCAGTTTTGAAGTCGCGCATGAAACTGCGAGCGTCGTTGAGCAGCGCGTACACGAACACATTGCCAACGTCGGAGAGGTCCATATTCATCTGGAGGAAGATCATGTCAGTGCGGAAAATGCACTGGATGTGAGTGCTGCCGAAGCGCAACTTCTTGAACGCTGTACGTCGCATATGCACGAAACTCCCGGTGTACTCGGCGTGCGGAGCATCCATCTTTACTCCACCTCAAGCGGCATCAGGCTCTCGGCATCCGTTTCCCTTCCCGCTTCATTGTCGCTTTCAGAAATGCATCACATTGTCGATCAACTCGAGAATGGGCTTCGTCTGCTCGATGCACGCATTGACGATATCTTCATCCATGCTGAACCGGGTGACAGCACCGAAGCGTAA
- a CDS encoding T9SS type A sorting domain-containing protein, translated as MRKAVTAFLPAVLFLMLFAFNATAQPFGAVIYTGDNSADILMYNLTDTKFTKVEFYRGAKLVGTVTLNGDDGGVVTDYGLNKGTSYVYQYLAYKASGGTIDDNLQGYSFFQGGDMQGILTRPDTINITTAMYDTVEVWPGGHMHFANGANVTWDLGVAGTVSGMKVFGSSDPGQVPHGQFSASGGRLYDINIECGGIMGPLKNFTFVGSDVNITSDQESHFDGVTLDWVTDNQRNDYAYIRHHSNKIFAKNCLLTHEGQMWGVQEADNMSMIENSTIVTSNITNSEVNMGQITIQPKDVPTKMEGCHIIDGNVTISNGTVVRYNTIENFGTINISPFAGGFDPSDIDNVHINYNHFVRTGGQIGNVSNFQADSIDVRYNYWGQCEGPKPGERGTMGKVFLDPFLRVEYPGASYWLELEPDKKKVIANDEDEITFDAHCFNSLTLADSAGVEIRYYVIIVGDTIMQGTLTTDASGRAALKVKIPPAYSQSTGFSVFFETDLQCIEKAFFLSVEQQTGPDLEIYDAEIVQVLQGVDIIAPNKAFAVKATISASEGISTPFKIEAEANGNTYDTFYIFDPDNFAVDYSFENPLTEVAMPAGQPIVIWMLLDELGFDAGTVEVSLTVDPTDAQNPKGRIEEANEFNNTKVFYSTATATAYGNEGDAEVNVLVQAADNYPGNINRVSSWADSIATFMQKTWPMKDGQAQFTTAPTVADYSYIGAADTLLTETWEPYLMKAYKEMRRANPDYDRYVMAVDPTWFGTRLDKEEFNHRASQTLSWSGIYDFTVASADHFKHGAHGLGHSFGLRRGDLDPDNPDQREQYFDNFIGIDVMGGVDVVGKQLRWSGIQNKVSRPQRVKCFMGGSQVPSDNFFYYLWISEVEYSKLFTAMEKFTSQKTQLSKTGTTAKALYIEGSVDSTTKAIDFGPWMRLENATISSMMDAQYATHTFKVLDASDQEIASYLYHPTFRALGLDEVDALTGPDPRMETEYFAFVVPCPDEASRVVVEKDGNIVAERVISANKPVVSIDFPSNGADVDSVKFEAKWSATDADGETEFWYTVWLSTNNGSTWTMIQYESKAMADSILAEQGKTGYRLRVVANDGVNTSDTVEVSFSVATDAENLPAPSAFVLEQNFPNPFNPSTTLRFTLPNAGDVSLEVFDALGRKVATVLDGYRHAGTYHVGFDAGDLPSGSYIAVLRSGTQTASIRMTLAR; from the coding sequence ATGAGAAAAGCTGTGACCGCTTTTCTGCCTGCAGTGCTGTTCCTCATGCTGTTCGCGTTCAACGCGACAGCCCAGCCCTTCGGCGCAGTCATCTACACTGGCGACAACAGTGCAGATATCCTGATGTACAACCTGACGGACACCAAGTTCACCAAGGTTGAATTCTATCGTGGAGCCAAGCTTGTTGGTACCGTAACACTCAATGGCGACGATGGTGGAGTCGTCACCGATTATGGGCTCAACAAGGGGACTTCATACGTGTACCAGTACCTGGCCTACAAGGCTTCCGGTGGTACCATCGATGACAATCTCCAGGGATACTCGTTCTTCCAGGGCGGAGACATGCAGGGTATTCTGACGCGTCCTGACACTATCAACATCACGACGGCCATGTATGACACCGTTGAGGTCTGGCCGGGCGGACACATGCATTTCGCAAACGGCGCCAATGTGACCTGGGATCTCGGTGTTGCAGGTACGGTCAGCGGCATGAAAGTGTTCGGCAGCAGTGATCCTGGTCAGGTACCGCATGGACAGTTCTCCGCATCGGGCGGACGTCTTTATGACATTAACATCGAGTGTGGCGGAATTATGGGTCCGCTGAAAAACTTCACATTCGTGGGTTCCGACGTGAACATCACCAGTGATCAGGAATCGCATTTTGATGGCGTGACACTCGACTGGGTGACGGACAATCAACGGAATGATTACGCCTACATCAGGCATCACTCCAACAAGATTTTTGCGAAAAACTGCCTGCTCACGCATGAAGGTCAGATGTGGGGCGTGCAGGAAGCCGACAATATGAGCATGATCGAAAACTCCACGATCGTGACGAGCAACATCACGAACAGTGAAGTGAACATGGGACAGATCACGATTCAGCCGAAGGATGTCCCGACGAAGATGGAAGGCTGCCATATCATTGACGGCAACGTGACCATCAGCAACGGGACCGTGGTGCGTTACAACACCATCGAAAACTTCGGTACGATCAACATCTCCCCCTTCGCCGGCGGATTCGATCCTTCCGACATCGATAACGTGCATATCAACTACAATCATTTCGTGAGAACGGGCGGACAGATTGGAAACGTCTCGAACTTCCAGGCGGATTCCATTGACGTACGCTACAATTACTGGGGTCAATGCGAAGGTCCGAAACCCGGCGAACGTGGAACCATGGGAAAGGTCTTCCTGGATCCCTTCCTTCGTGTCGAGTATCCGGGCGCATCGTACTGGCTTGAACTGGAACCGGACAAGAAGAAAGTCATTGCGAACGACGAAGACGAAATCACCTTTGACGCGCATTGCTTCAACTCCCTCACGCTGGCCGACAGCGCAGGCGTGGAGATTCGTTACTACGTGATCATTGTGGGTGACACGATCATGCAGGGGACGCTGACCACCGATGCATCCGGCCGTGCTGCATTGAAAGTCAAGATCCCCCCCGCTTACTCGCAAAGCACAGGTTTCTCCGTGTTCTTTGAAACGGATCTGCAGTGCATCGAGAAGGCGTTCTTCCTTTCGGTTGAACAGCAGACCGGTCCCGACCTCGAGATTTACGATGCAGAAATCGTCCAGGTGCTGCAGGGCGTTGACATTATTGCGCCCAACAAGGCCTTCGCCGTCAAGGCGACGATCTCTGCAAGTGAGGGCATCAGCACGCCGTTCAAGATCGAAGCCGAAGCCAACGGCAACACCTACGACACCTTCTACATTTTCGATCCTGACAATTTTGCCGTCGACTATTCCTTTGAGAATCCTCTGACGGAAGTCGCCATGCCCGCTGGACAGCCGATCGTGATCTGGATGCTGCTCGACGAGCTTGGCTTCGATGCCGGCACTGTTGAAGTGTCGCTTACCGTCGATCCCACGGACGCGCAGAATCCGAAGGGACGCATCGAGGAAGCGAATGAGTTCAACAACACCAAGGTGTTCTACTCCACCGCTACGGCAACCGCATACGGCAACGAAGGCGATGCCGAGGTGAACGTGCTCGTGCAGGCAGCGGATAATTATCCGGGTAACATCAATCGCGTCAGCAGCTGGGCCGACAGTATTGCGACCTTCATGCAGAAGACGTGGCCGATGAAAGACGGACAGGCACAGTTTACCACTGCTCCCACAGTCGCGGACTACAGTTACATCGGCGCCGCCGATACGCTGCTGACCGAAACCTGGGAGCCGTACCTGATGAAGGCGTACAAGGAAATGCGCCGCGCGAATCCCGATTATGACCGCTACGTCATGGCGGTTGACCCGACATGGTTCGGCACACGCCTCGACAAGGAAGAGTTCAATCACCGCGCATCGCAGACGCTGTCATGGTCCGGTATCTACGACTTCACCGTCGCAAGCGCCGACCACTTCAAGCACGGTGCGCATGGACTCGGACACAGCTTCGGCCTGCGCCGCGGCGATCTCGATCCCGACAACCCCGATCAGCGCGAGCAGTATTTCGACAACTTCATCGGCATCGATGTCATGGGTGGCGTTGATGTGGTCGGCAAGCAGCTGAGATGGTCCGGCATCCAGAACAAGGTCTCCCGTCCGCAGCGCGTCAAGTGCTTCATGGGCGGCAGCCAGGTTCCCAGCGATAACTTCTTCTACTATCTCTGGATTTCCGAGGTCGAGTACTCGAAACTCTTCACCGCGATGGAGAAATTCACCTCGCAGAAGACGCAGCTGAGCAAAACCGGAACCACGGCCAAGGCGCTGTACATCGAAGGAAGTGTCGACAGCACGACGAAGGCCATCGATTTTGGTCCCTGGATGCGCCTTGAGAACGCCACCATCAGTTCGATGATGGACGCCCAGTATGCCACGCACACCTTCAAGGTGCTGGATGCCAGCGACCAGGAAATCGCAAGCTACCTCTATCACCCGACCTTCCGCGCTCTCGGACTCGATGAAGTCGACGCACTTACCGGACCGGATCCGCGGATGGAGACGGAGTACTTCGCCTTCGTCGTCCCCTGTCCCGACGAAGCATCACGGGTGGTCGTCGAGAAGGACGGCAACATCGTAGCCGAGCGCGTCATCTCCGCAAACAAGCCCGTGGTTTCCATCGACTTCCCGAGCAATGGTGCCGATGTTGACAGTGTCAAGTTCGAGGCAAAATGGAGCGCGACGGATGCAGACGGTGAAACTGAATTCTGGTACACTGTCTGGCTGAGCACGAACAACGGATCGACGTGGACTATGATTCAGTACGAGTCGAAGGCCATGGCTGATTCCATCCTCGCCGAGCAGGGCAAGACTGGCTACCGTCTCCGCGTCGTCGCCAACGATGGTGTCAACACTTCCGACACGGTCGAAGTCTCTTTCAGCGTTGCCACGGATGCCGAGAACCTGCCTGCACCGAGCGCCTTTGTGCTCGAGCAGAATTTCCCCAACCCCTTCAACCCCTCGACCACGCTGCGTTTCACTCTGCCCAACGCTGGTGATGTCAGCCTCGAGGTATTTGACGCTCTTGGACGCAAAGTCGCCACGGTGTTGGACGGCTATCGCCATGCAGGCACATATCATGTCGGATTCGATGCAGGTGACCTGCCCAGCGGAAGCTACATCGCAGTGCTGCGCTCCGGAACGCAAACGGCCAGCATCCGAATGACACTGGCCCGCTAA
- a CDS encoding PAS domain S-box protein, producing the protein MKLFDNLSIRAKLTAVISLLFWTVSIFIFIFFPARQRDQANHALQDRATALALRSAQPFSFTGSLQDDKTRVASFDAAKTDSLVLYYVVVDNQGNVIEAWNPDIARQVEYRDVADPFGSDVGVCKAAAEIFQDKHRLGTLYLGLSTEQVIAAMEETQTTIAIISLIIFLIGVATVIGVSTVITNPLRNMVQTVEQIASGDYVQRANVSSQDEVGHLAFSFNQMVGNLKKAYDELELSNTNLEQRVDERTKELNEEIQERRRVEEALRDSESRQRAVISALPDLMLLRDGSGIYSPDPVLLIPPGELQSDMTREQFAWSLMASFEPLFETAQRTGEVQVQEYSIPFSEMQRYFEARIAPCGIDQTVTIVREITERKEAESQLSLQGAALEAAANSILIADFNGTIIWVNPAYTELTGYSFADVVGKNLQEVDYGAEPTESLEAMWENIIHGKVWKGELVRTRKNGTTYDEEQTVTPLRDQLGNISHFIAIQNDISERKKFEQSLIAAKESVEAADKLKDAFIANISHGIRTPLYIMIGYLNHISSELKSGLTQEQGKYFDFVFESADRLTNSIDLILDISRLQTGNIEFQDIEISLRKVIEDQILQIKNLAEKKSLSLAFDNQLGEVRVRADEGFLSKCIGSLLENAVKFTRKGYVEVRLYHRDTGELSIDVEDTGVGISEDYQSKMFQISTPSNDTSGHAFEGVGLGLALVRRYLEQIGGRITIKSARGVGSIFTITLPEHLIVSQEDIPTVSRFVKKENITTPVALDDNPRKLPNLLVIEDDADTRQFMKITLKKHYNVFTAENVTEATDVVTNRKIQIVIADVSLGGEESGLDFVKEMRKIPRYSKVPVIAVTAHAFATDRDLCLSAGCNRYFSKPVDHAVLLRTMEELLAGVM; encoded by the coding sequence ATGAAGCTGTTCGACAATCTTTCGATACGAGCCAAACTCACGGCAGTGATCTCACTGCTGTTCTGGACTGTTTCCATATTCATTTTCATTTTTTTTCCTGCCCGGCAGCGCGACCAGGCCAACCATGCGTTGCAGGATCGGGCCACAGCGCTTGCGCTCCGTTCAGCGCAGCCGTTTTCATTTACGGGTAGTCTGCAGGACGATAAAACGCGGGTAGCCTCCTTTGACGCGGCGAAGACCGACTCACTGGTTCTTTACTATGTCGTCGTCGATAACCAGGGCAATGTGATCGAAGCCTGGAATCCCGACATCGCCCGGCAGGTCGAATATCGCGACGTTGCAGATCCATTCGGAAGTGATGTCGGCGTCTGCAAGGCAGCAGCGGAAATATTTCAGGACAAACATCGTCTGGGTACGCTGTACCTCGGACTCTCGACCGAGCAGGTCATTGCGGCGATGGAAGAAACTCAGACAACCATTGCCATCATCAGTCTGATTATTTTCCTCATCGGTGTCGCAACCGTGATCGGGGTTTCCACCGTGATCACGAATCCCCTGCGTAACATGGTGCAAACGGTCGAACAGATCGCCAGCGGCGATTATGTGCAGCGCGCCAACGTATCCTCGCAGGATGAGGTCGGACATCTCGCCTTCTCGTTCAACCAGATGGTGGGCAATCTCAAGAAAGCCTACGATGAACTCGAGCTTTCAAATACAAACCTTGAACAGCGGGTCGACGAACGCACGAAGGAACTGAATGAGGAAATCCAGGAGCGCCGACGTGTCGAAGAAGCGCTGCGCGACAGCGAATCCCGTCAGCGAGCCGTCATCAGCGCGCTGCCGGATCTCATGCTGCTGCGGGACGGCAGCGGCATCTACTCTCCCGACCCTGTGCTGCTCATTCCACCCGGTGAGCTGCAGTCGGACATGACGCGTGAACAGTTCGCGTGGAGCCTGATGGCAAGCTTCGAACCGCTTTTCGAAACGGCCCAGCGTACCGGTGAAGTGCAGGTGCAGGAGTATTCCATTCCATTCTCGGAGATGCAGCGCTATTTCGAGGCGCGTATCGCTCCCTGCGGCATCGATCAGACTGTCACCATCGTCCGTGAGATCACCGAGCGCAAGGAAGCGGAATCACAGCTCTCATTGCAGGGTGCCGCTCTCGAGGCAGCCGCGAACTCCATTCTCATTGCAGACTTCAATGGAACCATCATCTGGGTCAATCCGGCCTACACGGAGCTGACAGGATATTCCTTTGCTGATGTGGTGGGCAAGAACCTGCAGGAAGTGGACTACGGCGCAGAGCCAACAGAAAGCCTCGAGGCCATGTGGGAAAACATCATCCATGGCAAGGTTTGGAAGGGAGAACTCGTCAGGACGCGTAAGAATGGCACGACGTACGATGAGGAACAGACGGTTACGCCCCTTCGCGATCAGCTGGGCAACATCAGTCACTTCATCGCCATACAGAACGACATCAGCGAACGCAAGAAATTCGAGCAGTCGCTGATTGCTGCGAAGGAGAGCGTCGAGGCGGCAGACAAGCTGAAAGACGCATTCATCGCGAACATTTCTCATGGAATACGGACACCGCTGTACATCATGATCGGCTACCTGAATCATATCTCCTCTGAACTGAAGAGCGGACTGACCCAGGAGCAGGGCAAGTATTTCGATTTCGTCTTTGAATCCGCTGACCGGCTTACAAACTCCATCGATCTTATCCTGGATATATCACGACTGCAGACTGGCAACATAGAATTCCAGGATATCGAGATTTCCCTGCGCAAGGTGATTGAGGACCAGATTCTGCAGATCAAAAACCTGGCGGAGAAGAAAAGCCTGTCCCTCGCCTTCGACAATCAGCTCGGCGAAGTCCGCGTACGCGCCGATGAAGGCTTCCTCTCGAAATGTATCGGCAGCCTGCTCGAGAATGCGGTGAAATTCACTCGAAAAGGATACGTGGAAGTGCGTCTGTATCATAGGGATACGGGCGAGCTTTCAATCGATGTCGAGGATACTGGCGTCGGTATCTCCGAAGACTATCAGTCGAAGATGTTCCAGATCAGCACGCCGTCGAACGATACTTCGGGACATGCGTTCGAGGGGGTGGGACTCGGTCTTGCTCTCGTACGCCGTTATCTCGAGCAGATCGGGGGACGCATCACCATCAAGAGTGCACGTGGTGTCGGATCGATATTCACTATCACGTTGCCAGAACATCTGATCGTCTCACAGGAGGACATCCCGACGGTTTCCCGTTTCGTGAAGAAGGAAAACATCACCACACCGGTGGCGCTGGATGATAACCCGCGCAAACTGCCGAATCTTCTCGTGATTGAGGATGATGCCGACACGAGGCAGTTCATGAAAATCACGCTCAAGAAGCACTACAATGTTTTCACCGCAGAAAATGTGACTGAGGCGACAGACGTAGTGACCAACCGCAAAATTCAAATCGTTATCGCCGATGTCTCTCTCGGCGGGGAAGAGTCCGGTCTCGATTTCGTGAAGGAAATGCGCAAGATCCCGCGCTACAGTAAAGTGCCCGTCATCGCGGTGACTGCCCACGCATTTGCAACCGATCGCGACCTCTGTCTGTCCGCCGGCTGCAACCGCTATTTCTCAAAACCCGTCGATCATGCCGTCCTGTTGCGCACGATGGAAGAGCTGCTCGCAGGCGTCATGTAA
- a CDS encoding Rrf2 family transcriptional regulator, with product MSASTKLSTAIQALCVLASDRESAHSSESISRSTGIHPSRIRGILGMLRQGNIVCATRGLSGGFALARDPGDIHLQEIYCTVEVRKAFHLDVNRAGGTGYPLSSAVNTWFLALFADLQVEIEDRMRDITLADILRHIQATPT from the coding sequence ATGTCCGCTTCCACAAAACTCTCCACGGCCATTCAGGCACTCTGCGTTCTCGCATCGGACAGGGAGTCCGCCCACAGCAGCGAAAGTATTTCCCGCAGTACGGGAATCCATCCCTCGCGTATCCGCGGCATTCTCGGTATGCTGCGGCAGGGGAATATCGTGTGTGCGACAAGAGGACTCAGTGGCGGCTTTGCGCTGGCACGTGATCCCGGGGATATTCATCTTCAGGAGATCTATTGCACCGTGGAAGTCCGAAAGGCCTTTCACCTCGACGTCAATCGTGCCGGCGGTACCGGGTATCCTCTTTCATCGGCGGTGAATACGTGGTTCCTGGCGCTGTTCGCGGATCTGCAGGTGGAAATCGAAGATCGTATGCGGGATATCACACTCGCGGATATCCTGCGTCACATACAAGCAACACCAACATAA
- a CDS encoding flavin reductase family protein encodes MTERSKLFRQVLGSFATGVAVVTSRYNDEDFGLTINSFTSVSLEPLLIQINIAKNTTSHDYIMDSKVFAVNILAEDQQLISTIFSGAPPAERFCHVETRRSETGCPIIEGSLAYIDTRVVETYDGGDHTIFLAEVLDMETLREDAAPLLYYRGKYARMQEDEG; translated from the coding sequence ATGACTGAACGAAGTAAACTGTTTCGCCAGGTACTCGGAAGCTTCGCGACGGGAGTGGCCGTCGTTACATCTCGCTATAACGATGAAGATTTCGGATTGACCATCAACTCCTTCACATCGGTTTCCCTCGAGCCCCTGCTCATTCAGATAAACATTGCAAAGAATACCACGTCGCATGATTATATCATGGACAGCAAGGTGTTCGCGGTCAATATTCTTGCGGAGGATCAGCAGCTGATTTCCACGATCTTCAGCGGCGCTCCACCTGCTGAGCGCTTCTGCCATGTGGAAACGAGACGGAGCGAGACCGGCTGTCCCATCATCGAGGGCTCTCTTGCCTACATCGACACGCGCGTGGTGGAAACCTATGACGGCGGTGACCACACCATCTTTCTTGCGGAAGTACTCGACATGGAGACGCTGAGAGAGGATGCAGCGCCGTTGCTGTACTACCGCGGGAAGTATGCGCGCATGCAGGAAGACGAGGGTTAG
- the upp gene encoding uracil phosphoribosyltransferase, protein MLHVSTHPVIQRDVTILRDEHTSSEVFRAALSRVSRLLLYEAGSDLPVKSCRVQTPLEQCEGSVLAKRIVLVPVLRAGLGMVDAFLEMLPQAEVGHIGLYRNEETLEPVEYYGKYPVALDEAVVYVLDPMLATGGSAVAALRVLQTHGAKMMRLVTLVSAPEGVRHVEEAFPEVPIYTAALDRGLNDKGYIIPGLGDAGDRIFDTGPDSR, encoded by the coding sequence ATGCTGCACGTATCCACCCACCCTGTCATTCAACGCGATGTTACCATACTTCGGGACGAACATACGTCTTCCGAAGTTTTCCGCGCTGCGCTGAGCCGCGTGTCGCGACTCCTGCTCTATGAAGCGGGATCGGATCTGCCGGTAAAGTCATGCCGGGTGCAAACGCCACTTGAGCAGTGTGAGGGCAGCGTGCTGGCGAAGCGCATTGTCCTCGTTCCCGTTCTGAGGGCGGGACTCGGCATGGTCGATGCATTTCTCGAGATGCTGCCGCAGGCGGAAGTCGGTCACATAGGATTATACAGGAACGAGGAAACCCTCGAGCCCGTGGAATACTATGGAAAATACCCGGTTGCACTTGATGAAGCCGTGGTGTACGTTCTTGACCCGATGCTGGCCACGGGCGGAAGTGCGGTTGCCGCGCTGCGCGTGCTTCAAACGCACGGAGCGAAAATGATGAGGCTTGTGACCCTGGTCAGCGCACCGGAAGGGGTGCGGCATGTGGAGGAGGCTTTTCCTGAGGTGCCGATATATACAGCGGCGCTGGACAGGGGACTCAATGATAAGGGGTATATCATCCCGGGACTGGGTGATGCGGGCGATAGAATTTTTGACACCGGACCGGATAGCCGTTGA